A single window of Acidimicrobiia bacterium DNA harbors:
- a CDS encoding glycosyltransferase family 39 protein: MRVAPDARVGAPPHGDLADAPARPARASAVRTAVALAIGAAILVAIVLRFVTKSDLWSDEALSVNIANLPLHDLHAALEQDGAPPLYYLLLHGWMRVFGTGDFTVRAMSGLFSLATLPAVWAAGRRLDRRRSELALPDEDRSTVAWAAVLLLASSPFAIRYATETRMYALVMFLVACGYLAVLRAFDEPTVPRLAAVAAVTGLLLYTHYWAFALVGVVIAFLAATAIRGAHRRAAVRLLVAVGVGCLTFLPWVGTFLYQERHTGTPWGNPLSPASGTSAAILGFGGSTRPLAWGLLLLVLLALFARALDRRHVEVDLWTRPGVRAEIAVAFGALWCGLVISYAGKSTFDPRYASVMFPLFLLAAAFGVAAFQSRIFRYGVVALAVALGFAGGWKNVSTNRTQAAQVANVINASAHQGDLVLYCPDSAGPDVNRLIDSWHGLREATFPDFQSPQRVDWVDYQRRTDVSPLTFAEQAIGVAGRHDIWYVWSPGLNGLRDKCERILDALGIMRPHHDRILEPDPAYFEHAGLVHYALG, from the coding sequence GTGAGGGTGGCTCCGGACGCGCGCGTCGGCGCGCCTCCCCACGGTGATCTCGCCGACGCACCGGCGCGGCCGGCGCGGGCGAGCGCGGTCCGGACCGCGGTCGCGCTCGCGATCGGTGCGGCGATCCTCGTCGCGATCGTGTTGCGGTTCGTGACGAAGTCGGACCTCTGGTCGGACGAGGCGCTCTCCGTCAACATCGCGAACCTCCCGCTGCACGACCTGCACGCCGCGCTCGAGCAGGACGGTGCCCCGCCGCTCTACTACCTGCTCCTGCACGGTTGGATGCGCGTCTTCGGGACGGGCGACTTCACCGTGCGGGCCATGTCGGGTCTGTTCTCGCTCGCGACGCTGCCCGCCGTCTGGGCTGCGGGCCGCCGCCTCGACCGGCGCCGCAGCGAGCTCGCGCTGCCCGACGAGGACCGGTCGACCGTCGCGTGGGCCGCCGTGCTGCTGCTCGCGTCGTCGCCGTTCGCGATCCGCTACGCGACCGAGACGCGCATGTACGCGCTCGTCATGTTCCTCGTCGCGTGCGGCTACCTAGCGGTGCTGCGCGCGTTCGACGAGCCGACGGTGCCCCGCCTCGCCGCCGTCGCCGCCGTCACCGGGCTCCTGCTGTACACGCACTACTGGGCGTTCGCGCTCGTCGGCGTCGTCATCGCGTTCCTCGCCGCGACCGCGATCCGCGGCGCGCACCGACGCGCGGCCGTACGGCTGCTCGTCGCCGTCGGCGTCGGGTGCCTGACGTTCCTCCCGTGGGTCGGGACCTTCCTGTACCAGGAGCGGCACACCGGCACACCGTGGGGCAACCCGCTGTCGCCCGCCAGCGGGACGAGTGCCGCGATCCTCGGGTTCGGCGGCTCCACGCGCCCGCTCGCCTGGGGTCTCCTGTTGCTCGTCCTCCTCGCGTTGTTCGCGCGCGCGCTCGACCGTCGCCACGTCGAGGTCGACCTCTGGACGCGCCCGGGCGTACGCGCGGAGATCGCGGTCGCGTTCGGTGCGCTGTGGTGCGGGCTCGTCATCTCGTACGCGGGCAAGAGCACGTTCGACCCCCGCTACGCGTCGGTGATGTTCCCGCTGTTCCTGCTCGCCGCCGCGTTCGGGGTCGCCGCGTTCCAGAGCCGGATCTTCCGGTACGGCGTCGTCGCCCTCGCCGTCGCGCTCGGCTTCGCGGGCGGGTGGAAGAACGTCTCGACGAACAGGACGCAGGCCGCGCAGGTCGCGAACGTCATCAACGCGTCCGCGCACCAGGGCGATCTCGTCCTCTACTGCCCCGACTCGGCCGGGCCGGATGTCAACCGGCTGATCGACAGCTGGCACGGGCTGCGCGAAGCGACGTTCCCGGACTTCCAGAGCCCCCAGCGCGTCGACTGGGTGGACTACCAACGCCGGACGGACGTCTCGCCCCTCACGTTCGCGGAGCAGGCGATCGGCGTCGCGGGACGGCACGACATCTGGTACGTCTGGTCGCCGGGTCTCAACGGTCTGCGCGACAAGTGCGAGCGGATCCTCGACGCGCTCGGGATCATGCGGCCCCACCACGACCGCATCCTCGAGCCCGACCCCGCGTACTTCGAGCACGCGGGGCTCGTCCACTACGCGCTCGGGTAG